A genome region from Anopheles stephensi strain Indian chromosome 2, UCI_ANSTEP_V1.0, whole genome shotgun sequence includes the following:
- the LOC118503142 gene encoding uncharacterized protein LOC118503142 isoform X4 → MVLYVVNKVLNHTSSFVENMFREAANTNRSLKSCTLSALRSRLPQLTIRPNKVVIQAASITPTSKTSPRINVTAAPTKATTSAIPSRLLPPNSFKAAPAKATTSAIPSRLLPPNSFKAAPAKATTAQYNPMLLNTC, encoded by the exons ATGGTGCTGTACGTTGTAAATAAAGTGCtaaaccatacctcatctttcgtagaaaacatgtttcgagaagcggcaaacacgaatcgatcgttaAAAAGTTGCACGTTGTCAGCTTTAAGGTCCAGATTGCCGCAGCTTACCATCAGGCCCAACAAAGTTGTGATACAGGCAGCTTCGATTACTCcaaccagcaaaacatcaCCCAGAATCAATGTTACTGCAGCACCGACTAAAG caacaaccagTGCAATACCTTCACGATTGTTACcaccaaacagttttaaagcagctccagccaaag caacaaccagTGCAATACCTTCACGATTGTTACcaccaaacagttttaaagcagctccagccaaag CAACAACCGCACAGTACAATCCTATGCTCCTCAATACATGTTAA
- the LOC118503142 gene encoding uncharacterized protein LOC118503142 isoform X2, with protein MFREAANTNRSLKSCTLSALRSRLPQLTIRPNKVVIQAASITPTSKTSPRINVTAAPTKATTSAIPSRLLTPNSFNAAPAKATTSAIPSRLLPPNSFKAAPAKATTSAIPSRLLPPNSFKAAPAKATTAQYNPMLLNTC; from the exons atgtttcgagaagcggcaaacacgaatcgatcgttaAAAAGTTGCACGTTGTCAGCTTTAAGGTCCAGATTGCCGCAGCTTACCATCAGGCCCAACAAAGTTGTGATACAGGCAGCTTCGATTACTCcaaccagcaaaacatcaCCCAGAATCAATGTTACTGCAGCACCGACTAAAG caacaaccagTGCAATACCTTCACGATTGTTAACACCAAACAGTTTTAACGCAGCTCCAGCCAAAG caacaaccagTGCAATACCTTCACGATTGTTACcaccaaacagttttaaagcagctccagccaaag caacaaccagTGCAATACCTTCACGATTGTTACcaccaaacagttttaaagcagctccagccaaag CAACAACCGCACAGTACAATCCTATGCTCCTCAATACATGTTAA
- the LOC118503142 gene encoding uncharacterized protein LOC118503142 isoform X1, whose translation MVLYVVNKVLNHTSSFVENMFREAANTNRSLKSCTLSALRSRLPQLTIRPNKVVIQAASITPTSKTSPRINVTAAPTKATTSAIPSRLLTPNSFNAAPAKATTSAIPSRLLPPNSFKAAPAKATTSAIPSRLLPPNSFKAAPAKATTAQYNPMLLNTC comes from the exons ATGGTGCTGTACGTTGTAAATAAAGTGCtaaaccatacctcatctttcgtagaaaacatgtttcgagaagcggcaaacacgaatcgatcgttaAAAAGTTGCACGTTGTCAGCTTTAAGGTCCAGATTGCCGCAGCTTACCATCAGGCCCAACAAAGTTGTGATACAGGCAGCTTCGATTACTCcaaccagcaaaacatcaCCCAGAATCAATGTTACTGCAGCACCGACTAAAG caacaaccagTGCAATACCTTCACGATTGTTAACACCAAACAGTTTTAACGCAGCTCCAGCCAAAG caacaaccagTGCAATACCTTCACGATTGTTACcaccaaacagttttaaagcagctccagccaaag caacaaccagTGCAATACCTTCACGATTGTTACcaccaaacagttttaaagcagctccagccaaag CAACAACCGCACAGTACAATCCTATGCTCCTCAATACATGTTAA
- the LOC118503142 gene encoding uncharacterized protein LOC118503142 isoform X3, whose translation MVLYVVNKVLNHTSSFVENMFREAANTNRSLKSCTLSALRSRLPQLTIRPNKVVIQAASITPTSKTSPRINVTAAPTKATTSAIPSRLLTPNSFNAAPAKATTSAIPSRLLPPNSFKAAPAKATTAQYNPMLLNTC comes from the exons ATGGTGCTGTACGTTGTAAATAAAGTGCtaaaccatacctcatctttcgtagaaaacatgtttcgagaagcggcaaacacgaatcgatcgttaAAAAGTTGCACGTTGTCAGCTTTAAGGTCCAGATTGCCGCAGCTTACCATCAGGCCCAACAAAGTTGTGATACAGGCAGCTTCGATTACTCcaaccagcaaaacatcaCCCAGAATCAATGTTACTGCAGCACCGACTAAAG caacaaccagTGCAATACCTTCACGATTGTTAACACCAAACAGTTTTAACGCAGCTCCAGCCAAAG caacaaccagTGCAATACCTTCACGATTGTTACcaccaaacagttttaaagcagctccagccaaag CAACAACCGCACAGTACAATCCTATGCTCCTCAATACATGTTAA